In the genome of Haloarcula sp. DT43, the window TTTTGTGTTTGCTGCCCGAGGGTGACGGACTGGTGGTGACTGGTTACTGAACTCAGGATACACCTACAGTAGCAAACTGAAGAGGAGATAGGAGCCGATGACAGAGAGCGAGGGTGCCAAAATCCAGAGGATGACGATTCGGCGTGTGGCGGCCGGGTCGAACAAGCTCTCTGCGCTGAGCTCGTCGATGTGTTCCTCCCCGATCGGGGGAACCGGTCTGTCTCTGTCCCGTCGCCCCGTCCGCTCGCCAGCCGTACTGCTCGCCAGCTCGCCGATGGTCGGGCTCGTCGGTCTGTCATCCGACCCCGTAGACGCCGCGAGGGCACCCGTGGTGAGGCCCGCAGCCAACTCACGCTCGGTACGTCGGGTGGCGATCTCCGCGAGCGTGGCGGCGCGACTCGCTCGTCCCCAGCCGAGTCCGATGATACAGCAGGTCGTGCTCACCGCGAGACTCGCCGGAATACCGAGATACGAGAGGACCGTGATGATGGTCGCCCCGATGCTCGAGACGACGAGTGCGGCCAGGATGGGCAGGTCGGTGATCCCATCACTGACCGTCGCGAGCGTCCGCCGGGCGATCGTGAACCCACCGAGGCCGATAGTAGCGACGGCGAGCACGATGCCTTGCTCGATGGTGATCGACCCGTTGCCGACGAGCGGCGCGACCGCATTCGCGGCGTTCGACGCCCCTGCACTGAACCCCATGTAACACGCGATTGCAATGACCAGAAACGAGCCGACGAGGTCACGGGGGGCTGCGTTCGTATTGAGGCGGAGGCGCGGAACCCTCCCCGAGCGATCGAGCTGGACGAGGTGCCGCTCGAAGCGCGTGAACGACATATGGGCCTCTAACTGGGGGTACAGATATCGGCCGACGATGGCACCAGTCACGAATCCGAGGAGTGGCGCAACGATCCACGCGGAGACGATCGTGAACATCAACGCCTCGTTGAGCGAGTCCGTTGCCAGACCGAGCCCGACGATTGCACCCACGGCAGTCATCGACGTCGAGGCGGGAACCCCGTAGAGATTCGAGAGCAAGAGTGCCAGACCGCTGAAGAACAGAACACCGACGGTCGCTATTGGCGAGAACTGCACCGCCGGAACGATGCCGTCGCTCATGGTGACGATGACGTTCCGACCGACCGTCCACGCACCCAGAAACGCGAAGAGCGTGAACAGGGTTGCGGCAGTGGCCTTTCTGACGAGGCGACTCCCGACAGCAGGTCCGAACGCGACACCGGTCGACGACCCGCCGATGTTGAATCCGACGAAGGCAGCCACGAGCAATCCCACGACAACGAGTGTAGATACCATATTCAAGCGGTCCGTGTTCCTATAGTTCGGCGCGGAGACGTAATTCCGTGTCCCCCCTGGATCGTCGATGGACGTCGATGTATTCGACCCGGCGGCTGATACCGATACGGACCGGTCTCTCACTCAGTGGTGGGTCCCATCGGGAGCGGTGCTGTTCGCGAAGATGGCTTGACTTGGCCATCTACATCTCTCGTCATCTGCGAGCGCTTGCGAGACCGGTTTTCCCATCTCGCGGGTCATCGTTTCGGCGTACTTGCGCTTGTTCTCTCGCAGGACCTCACCGGCAGTTGCAAGCAGTTGTTCGCGTTCCCGAACCGGCCGGAGGCGCCGGTCTTCGAACGCTGGCGACGGACTCGGTCGTGAGCGCGACCGCCATCTGGTTCGCCGTGTCCAAGTCGCCGGGTCGAGGGGTACGTGTATCACCGTTGGAGTAAGTCTACAGGATGAACGTGACAATGGCAAGAACGACGAAGATGATGACCAGCCATTTGGCGATATCCATACTGATCCCAGCGACACCTCGGGCACCGAGCACCGCTGCGACGATCGCGAGAATCAAAAAGAGGACTGCAAGCTCAATGAAACCACCCCCGAACTGCAACGGCACCGCCTGGATCGAGACCGCGCTATCCAGAACTCCGTATGAGGTTACCATAGCATATCTACGGCTCTGGAGTATGTTAAACCCCCGACATATTCATTCCTATCCTGTTTTTGAATAACCGGGTGACTCTGTCCGGGTAGACTCAATTCACCCGATTAATCAGAATACATTCTTGTTCGGAAAATCGGGGCTACTATTCTGTCGTCAGCCGTATTGAGCTGTACTGTGTCCCGAGACGACTACGAAGCGGAACTGTCTGCCGGTCGAGAGGAGATCGCATCCATACTAAGCGGTGTGGCGGAGGGAATCCGCACAGGTGCCGTTCGGTTAGGCGAGAGCCCGGATGCCGTGACTGTCGATACACCAGACGAACTCACGCTGGAAATCGAACTCGAAACCGAAGAGGACGCGATGAGTCTGGAACTGGAGCTGGAGTGGACCGTATCGAGTGAAGCGTCTCCTGTTTCGTCCCTCGACGTTACTCCAGAGGGAGAGGACGAGGAGGTTGCGCTTTTGGGAGCCACTGATGGAGCACAATCACTGGCTCGATTCGAAGTCTACCGGGCTCGAGATGAGGAATGGCGCTGGCGACTCCGTCATCGAAACGGGAATATCATTGCGAGCAGTGGCGAGGGGTACACTCACAAACACAATGCCCTGAAAGGCCTCCGGAGTGTGATAGCGAATTCGGCAGACGCAGCAATAACTGAAGAGATATGGTAGAGATAGGTAATCTCATACTTGATCGACTGAATACGAGGTCCGCCGATGGGTCGCTGGCGCCTGGCCACTTGGCCGAACGTTGGTCAGCGAGGATGGCGGGACGGAGGACGAAACCACCACGGACGGTTCTGACACCGTCTCACCACCGCACATGTATGAGTGCCGAACGTGTGATCGAGTCTATGTTGCCACCGACAAACGCACGTGTTCTACGTGCGACAGTGCCGTCGAATGCCGACGAACAGACGATCTTCCCTACGCTGAGTGGATAGGTGCTCGTCACATGAGCGCACTGGAAACCTCGACCCGCGAAGAAGTGGTCGCGGCGATCACACTCAGCGAAGAAGACGGACGAGTTACCGTTTTTACTGACGGCACATTCGACGATTCCCTAGCGACGTCCCTGGTGATTGATTGACCAACGGGGGGTAAAGACACGCATGGTTGTTGAGTCGGATTTGCTACTTCCGTTTCTTGCCGGGCTAACACTCGTTTTGGCCGTTGCACATACGCTTGGAATCGTCGCTGATCGACTCGGGTTTGCACCGGTCGTCGGTGAACTCCTCACCGGGTTGGTGCTTGGCCCCTCGGTTCTCGGGGTCGTTGCTCCTGCGGTCACGGCTATCGTCGTCCCTGTCCCCGATCGACTGGCAGCCATCGCGTCGCTCGGGCTCATTCTCCTCCTCGTACTGGCCGGAACGGAAGTTGACGTTCAGACGGTGAGTCGCTATGCCCGACCGACGATAGCGCTCGCTACCGGAGCCTCCGTCGTGCCGTTCCTTCTGGGGTTCGCGTTGGGATGGGCGCTCCCCCCGAGGTTTCTCGTCACCCCCGGGCAGCGACTGCCGTTCGCACTGTTCTTGGCGACGGCGCTGAGCATCTCGGCGGTCCCCGTCGCCGTCCGTGTGCTGATCGACCTCGACGCGATGGACCGAACAGTGGGCCAACTCACCCTCACCGTCGCTGTCGTTATCGATGCAGCTGGGTGGGTTGCGCTCACGATAGTTTCTGACATCGCTCGTGAGGGACAGATAGAGCCGTTTGCGGTCGGCCGAACACTCGTCGTCCTCGGTGTATTCGTCGGAGGTGCCGTTGTTCTCGGGCCGCGAATCGTCGATACGCTCTTCGATGTCACCACATACGTTCGATCGCCGGTGTTGACCGGATTTTCGATCGTCATCGTCGTCGGGCTTGCGATGGCCGGGGGGTCGCTCGCAGTTGGATTGGAAGCCGTTCTCGGCGCGTTCCTCGCAGGCGTTCTCGTGAGACATCGACTCGACGCGGAGACCGAACGAGTATTTCAGATGGTGGCGCTCGGACTGTTCGCACCCATCTTCTTTGCGACGGCAGGGTTACGGGTTGACCTGAGCGGACTGTTCACGCTGGATACGCTTCTGGTCGCAGGCGTCACACTCGCCGTTGCAGTGCTGGGAAAGGCACTTGGCGTGGTACTCGGAGCGAGATTTACTGACCTCTCCCGAGCAGAAACCGTCTGCCTTGCCATCGGACTCAACGCTCGCGGCGCAATGGAACTCGTCGTGGCAGCCCTGGGCTTGGCAATCGGAATCCTCACGCCCACCATCTATGCCGTCATCGTGCTCGTCGCCATCGTCACGTCCGTCATGACGCCGCCACTGCTCCGGCGTGCGCTCGTGAACCTTCCAGACGACGTACCCTCTGGGACGGTGTGATTTCTCTTATCAGATTGCTCAGTGACCGGCGGCGACGCCGAGGACCACGACGTGGTAGACGACGACGGCGATGAACACGACGTAGAGAAGCCCGGCGAGGAGGAACGGGGCTGGACGCATTCGATTCGTGGCTGTGAACTGCGTTCGCAGTAGGACCGCCCCACCACCGATGAGCGCGAGAACCGCTGACAGCGTGTTCAGGAATCCAATCGTCCCCCACGAGACACCGAGGTCCCAAGAGGTAAACAGGATACCGAGCGTGGCAGGAAGCGTCCCCTGGAACACCATCGCGCCCGTGATATTTCCGATCGCGAGGGTATCCTTCCCCTCACCGATCCAGATGACGGAATTGAATTTCTCGGGGAGTTCGGTGGCCAGCGGTGCTAACAGGAGGGCAATCAGCGCTGCGGGAACGTCCAGCACCTCCGTCGAGAAGAACTCGACCTCGGTCACGAACAGATGGGCACCAGCGATGATCACGAGCAGCGCACAGACGGTCTGCGTGACCACCATCCACAGGGGAGGTTCGTCGATGGGGACGATGGCCGATCCGAACGCCGGGAACGGTCGCTGGCCCTCGGTTAGCAATCCCCTGAGGTGCAGCCGATCGAGTTCTTCCCCGACGATCAGCTGGCCGGCTGCGAGTGTTTGCTTGACGTACAGGGCATACAGGGCGACGAGCCCGAGGGCAATACCGATACGGAACCCGCGGGTTGGAACGAACGCGGCCACCACCGCGACCGTGTATCCGACGAGGAAAAACGAGAGGTCACGTCGGAGGGCCGGCACGTCGGCCTCGAAAATCGGGCCGGCGTCGCGACGGCTGCCGAAATAGAGCACGCTCGCGCCGACTAAGGTCATCGCAATAGTCGCAAGCATAAACGGCGCACCGAGGATAGCCCCCACACCGATCGCGTCGGCAGCGGCCTGGTCCCCCCGACCGAGGAGGACCGAAACGATGGCAATCACGGGGATCATCGTCTCGGGTAACGCCGTCCCGACTGCGGCCAGGATGCTTCCGGTCGCGCTCTCGCTCACACCGAGGTGATATCCGAACCACTCGACCGAATTCGTGAAGATCTCCGCGCCACCGAGGAGTAATGCAAACGCGCCAAGGAGGAGCCCGAGGTTCAGCAGCGGAATCGAGAAAACGTCTACCGTTTGGAACATGGAGGTGTGTTCAATTCAACTGTCGTCCTGTTCGTAGGCATCGAACCAGCTAGTGACGGCCTGCTTGAGTGCCCCGGTCGTGCTCCCGAGGTTCAGCATCTGGTAGCCGTTCGTCGCTTTTTCGTTGACATCGTCCATTCCGAACCCGAGACCCGCAGCGGGGACACCCGCATCGATAGCTTTCGATCGAACCGTCTCGACGGCTTCCTGCACCATCGGATGATCGATCTCACCGGGGTGACCGAGCGACACTGAGAGGTCGAACGGGCCGATGAAGACGAATCCCAGGTCCGGGACGGCCAGGATGTCGTCCAGGTTCTCGATGGACGCCTCGGTCTCGATGGTCACACCGACGAGGGTTTCTCTGTCTTCGGTCGCAATGTAATCGTCAGCGAGACCCCAACGAGACGCCCGTGGCGAGGCCAGTCCTCGATCACCGGGACCATCGTCGTAACGGAACCGTGCGGATCGAACCGCATCGCGGACTTCGTCGGCGGTTTCCACGCGGGGGAGGAACACGTTTCTCACACCGAGGTCCAGCGCTTTCCGGACGAGCGTTGGATTCGTATCGGGAAGGCGGAGAAGTACTTCCACCCCAGTCCGTTCGGCTGCGCGGAGCAGGTCTTCCAACTGACGTGCATCCCACGGGTCCGGTCCACCGTGTTCGAGATCCACCCAGACGAAATCGACGCCGAGTTCACCGTAGAACTCCACGAGCGTCGGGCTGTACGTATTGTCGAGGACACCGAGAGCGATACCGCCGTCGTTCAGGGTCGCGGCGAGGTCGTTGGCTGGCTGTGAAGCTCTCTTTTCGTTACTCATCGCAAGCGGAGCATTCGGGACACTCGTATAAAACAACCAACAGTTTTCACCGCACACGCGATTGTGATTAATCGAGAGAAAGGTGGTAGTCGGACGACCGCTGAGTGGGTACGCCTCACGTCCACCGAGGGTCCGTCGTGGAATCGGAATCGGTACAACCCATCGTCGTCGTCGGATTTGTTGTCGGTAAATGCAGAGCCCTCAACGGCTATGGAATACTGGTTTGACAATCCGACGCTGAGTCACCTACCGTTCGACATCGCACCCGACCGGCACGGCCGTCTGACTCAGTTGCTGATGGACTCGATTGATCGTCCGGTTCGTCGGTGAGGGTGAGCCCACCCCCAGACGAGCCGTGATGAACACGTGCAGAGGCTTCTGACGTAGTCGGTCAACAGGCACTCACTCTCTGCGGCTACGACGCATTCTTCAGAACGACACGTCGGCTTCGTCCGTGGGCCCCACCGCTGCCGGGGAGGGGTTCGTACCACGATCGTCGTAGTATTTACGGCCAATATACTCATCGCTCACGTTCCCGATGATGGTCGTGAACAGCTCGTCGGCCGTGGTGTACCTCTCTTGACCGACGTGACCGATGATCGTCGAGATCGTTTCGGTCTCCTGGGTGTCCGGGGCCTCGATTTCGGTCGCTCCGAGTTGCTCGATGACCGAGTGTTGATCGATCGGAAAGCTGAGTTCGTCTTCGAGGAATGCGAGTACGGTACGTATCTTCATCAGATACCCGGATACCCGTTCCCCACCCACATAAAGTGACAATAACTTACAAATAAGTCGTTTTTTGATTAACTGAGATACTGTACTTGACACACCGTTGGCAGTGACACGTTCGCCCTTGGTTTGCTCAACACGGTGTACCCGGTGAACTTCGGTGAGAGTATCTCAGAGATATCCATGGATAACTCTCTAGGGTGGGGGGTCGGGAACGGTTATGCCTGTCCCTGCCCTGATATTCGAGGGAGGGACGCGAGAAGTGATGTTTGAGTGGGGGATCTAACTGTATCGGCCATATGCATTGAGAGAGCCAGTCTCAACTACAGTCTATGGACATTCCATACAGCGACATCCAGTTTAAAGCAACATTTGCCAAACTACCGTAGAGCCATAAGTCTGGCGTGGGTCTGCTGTCCCAACAAAATTATCAAGTAGTAGTGAGATTGGTTCAGTATGCCGAAATCGGCTGATTCAGATTCAGAACCCGGAAAGCACGACGGTTCCCCCGGGATTGAGCGGACGAAGCCCTGGCACTCCGCCGACGACGTGCCTTGGACACTCCTCACCGAGTCCCAGCTCGCCGACGCCTACGAGGCCGTCGTCGTTCCGGCGCTGCGCGCGGACGGCCAAAACCCCGAAACCGACCGGCCATCGTACGAGTGGCTTTCGAACAACGGCTTCCGCGGGCTGACGTACGCGCTGAAAGAGTACCACGACACGACGTTCGCCACGTTCTGGTCGGAGACCCTGGGCTACGACACCGAATCCAGTGGCTACGACTGGGATATCGAACACGACGAGACACGCGAGTCCTTTCAGGAGTATCTCGAGGCCAAGCAATCGGCCGCGGACGACTGGACGGACAGTACTCGTGAAACGATTCGATACCGGCTTGCTCGCTATGCTCGATCCTACCGAGAACGCCACGGCACCGACGATCTCCTCTCACCCGTGGATGCCGACAGCGACATCACGGAAACCGAAGCCGTCGACCGCTGCCGGGAGACCTTCGCCTACATGTCGAATGAGTACGCTGAGTCCACCATCGCACGTGTGCACGATGCAATCCGCACGTGGTATGGCTGGCTCGTGGAACGCCGTGTGGCGACTGTCAACCCGACTAACGGCGCTGAGGATTGGTTCTCGTGGACTCGCTCGTCGGACAGTGACCCGGTCGCCCTTGAGCCCGAGCACGTCCGGGCGATGTTCGACGCCGCCATCACCA includes:
- a CDS encoding DUF1328 domain-containing protein, whose product is MVTSYGVLDSAVSIQAVPLQFGGGFIELAVLFLILAIVAAVLGARGVAGISMDIAKWLVIIFVVLAIVTFIL
- a CDS encoding sodium:calcium antiporter, producing the protein MFQTVDVFSIPLLNLGLLLGAFALLLGGAEIFTNSVEWFGYHLGVSESATGSILAAVGTALPETMIPVIAIVSVLLGRGDQAAADAIGVGAILGAPFMLATIAMTLVGASVLYFGSRRDAGPIFEADVPALRRDLSFFLVGYTVAVVAAFVPTRGFRIGIALGLVALYALYVKQTLAAGQLIVGEELDRLHLRGLLTEGQRPFPAFGSAIVPIDEPPLWMVVTQTVCALLVIIAGAHLFVTEVEFFSTEVLDVPAALIALLLAPLATELPEKFNSVIWIGEGKDTLAIGNITGAMVFQGTLPATLGILFTSWDLGVSWGTIGFLNTLSAVLALIGGGAVLLRTQFTATNRMRPAPFLLAGLLYVVFIAVVVYHVVVLGVAAGH
- a CDS encoding amphi-Trp domain-containing protein; the protein is MSRDDYEAELSAGREEIASILSGVAEGIRTGAVRLGESPDAVTVDTPDELTLEIELETEEDAMSLELELEWTVSSEASPVSSLDVTPEGEDEEVALLGATDGAQSLARFEVYRARDEEWRWRLRHRNGNIIASSGEGYTHKHNALKGLRSVIANSADAAITEEIW
- a CDS encoding DUF5789 family protein, which codes for MKIRTVLAFLEDELSFPIDQHSVIEQLGATEIEAPDTQETETISTIIGHVGQERYTTADELFTTIIGNVSDEYIGRKYYDDRGTNPSPAAVGPTDEADVSF
- a CDS encoding inorganic phosphate transporter codes for the protein MVSTLVVVGLLVAAFVGFNIGGSSTGVAFGPAVGSRLVRKATAATLFTLFAFLGAWTVGRNVIVTMSDGIVPAVQFSPIATVGVLFFSGLALLLSNLYGVPASTSMTAVGAIVGLGLATDSLNEALMFTIVSAWIVAPLLGFVTGAIVGRYLYPQLEAHMSFTRFERHLVQLDRSGRVPRLRLNTNAAPRDLVGSFLVIAIACYMGFSAGASNAANAVAPLVGNGSITIEQGIVLAVATIGLGGFTIARRTLATVSDGITDLPILAALVVSSIGATIITVLSYLGIPASLAVSTTCCIIGLGWGRASRAATLAEIATRRTERELAAGLTTGALAASTGSDDRPTSPTIGELASSTAGERTGRRDRDRPVPPIGEEHIDELSAESLFDPAATRRIVILWILAPSLSVIGSYLLFSLLL
- a CDS encoding tyrosine-type recombinase/integrase, producing the protein MPKSADSDSEPGKHDGSPGIERTKPWHSADDVPWTLLTESQLADAYEAVVVPALRADGQNPETDRPSYEWLSNNGFRGLTYALKEYHDTTFATFWSETLGYDTESSGYDWDIEHDETRESFQEYLEAKQSAADDWTDSTRETIRYRLARYARSYRERHGTDDLLSPVDADSDITETEAVDRCRETFAYMSNEYAESTIARVHDAIRTWYGWLVERRVATVNPTNGAEDWFSWTRSSDSDPVALEPEHVRAMFDAAITSRDRMLIIALAGWGLRAGEVAALHQDQLHLDADEPYIQFDERKNGPGTVAIVFGKKVAQRHVSRVDSYLFPSDRSKTGHVDGTTIAGWFHDLADTAGVPEEIDGVARKPHMGRRFWYDAYSGTTQDLLEHVQDIADEQGSASAKVVFEDYLTDERKRELRREFMREKLSVAFDTSNQRM
- a CDS encoding cation:proton antiporter; amino-acid sequence: MVVESDLLLPFLAGLTLVLAVAHTLGIVADRLGFAPVVGELLTGLVLGPSVLGVVAPAVTAIVVPVPDRLAAIASLGLILLLVLAGTEVDVQTVSRYARPTIALATGASVVPFLLGFALGWALPPRFLVTPGQRLPFALFLATALSISAVPVAVRVLIDLDAMDRTVGQLTLTVAVVIDAAGWVALTIVSDIAREGQIEPFAVGRTLVVLGVFVGGAVVLGPRIVDTLFDVTTYVRSPVLTGFSIVIVVGLAMAGGSLAVGLEAVLGAFLAGVLVRHRLDAETERVFQMVALGLFAPIFFATAGLRVDLSGLFTLDTLLVAGVTLAVAVLGKALGVVLGARFTDLSRAETVCLAIGLNARGAMELVVAALGLAIGILTPTIYAVIVLVAIVTSVMTPPLLRRALVNLPDDVPSGTV
- a CDS encoding HpcH/HpaI aldolase family protein yields the protein MSNEKRASQPANDLAATLNDGGIALGVLDNTYSPTLVEFYGELGVDFVWVDLEHGGPDPWDARQLEDLLRAAERTGVEVLLRLPDTNPTLVRKALDLGVRNVFLPRVETADEVRDAVRSARFRYDDGPGDRGLASPRASRWGLADDYIATEDRETLVGVTIETEASIENLDDILAVPDLGFVFIGPFDLSVSLGHPGEIDHPMVQEAVETVRSKAIDAGVPAAGLGFGMDDVNEKATNGYQMLNLGSTTGALKQAVTSWFDAYEQDDS